In Nocardia sp. NBC_00403, one DNA window encodes the following:
- a CDS encoding alpha/beta fold hydrolase, which translates to MNTNRSPQLRSPRLRWRSTVVEGHTARYAVGGLGPRVLFLHGWGLGGQAYARPLEQLIRRGMRVYIPALPGFGGTASLPAEHRTLAGYARWVGHFADAIGLTRPVTMVGHSFGGGVAIKTAHDLPDLAERLVLVNSIGGSAWTDGRGVVRALRERPLWDWGLHLQADLLPGRQLTWVLPVILRDAVPNLLRNPTAVWEVAHLARTANLAPELAALAERRLPVFVVWSKRDTVIPESTSMSLQTALSDPRTITVPGGHTWLMDDPHAFGEVITNVIREPVIGPDAIAAREDVEPQPRRVRPWGA; encoded by the coding sequence ATGAATACGAACCGGTCACCACAACTCCGCTCTCCTCGACTGCGGTGGCGCTCGACCGTGGTCGAGGGCCACACTGCCCGCTACGCGGTCGGCGGGCTCGGCCCTCGCGTGCTCTTCCTGCACGGCTGGGGACTCGGCGGACAAGCCTATGCCCGCCCGCTCGAACAGCTCATCCGCAGGGGAATGCGCGTGTACATCCCCGCGCTTCCCGGGTTCGGCGGCACCGCCAGCCTGCCTGCCGAGCACCGAACCCTCGCTGGATACGCCCGGTGGGTCGGCCACTTCGCCGACGCGATCGGTTTAACCCGACCGGTGACCATGGTCGGGCACTCCTTCGGCGGCGGCGTCGCGATCAAAACCGCCCACGACCTACCCGACCTCGCCGAGCGGCTCGTACTGGTGAACTCCATCGGCGGCTCGGCGTGGACCGACGGCCGAGGCGTGGTCCGCGCACTGCGCGAACGCCCGCTGTGGGACTGGGGCCTGCACCTGCAGGCCGACCTGCTCCCCGGTCGCCAACTGACCTGGGTCCTGCCGGTGATCTTGCGCGATGCCGTGCCGAACTTGCTGCGGAACCCGACTGCGGTGTGGGAAGTCGCCCACCTCGCCCGAACCGCCAATCTGGCTCCCGAACTCGCTGCGCTTGCCGAACGCCGGCTCCCTGTCTTCGTAGTGTGGAGCAAGCGGGACACGGTCATCCCCGAATCCACCTCGATGTCACTGCAGACAGCACTCAGTGACCCGCGCACCATCACCGTGCCCGGCGGGCACACCTGGCTCATGGACGACCCCCACGCCTTCGGCGAAGTCATCACCAACGTGATCCGCGAACCAGTTATCGGCCCCGACGCCATCGCCGCTCGGGAAGATGTCGAGCCCCAACCTCGACGTGTGCGTCCGTGGGGAGCTTGA
- the otsB gene encoding trehalose-phosphatase has protein sequence MGNGERAVAQVDSRRHDAVIFDMDGVVTDSASIHAAAWTELFDEFLARRPAYAGQDRSPFTEADYLRFVDGKPRYRGAADFLAARGITLRWGDPSDPESAETVCGLGNRKDDLFRDRIARDGVPVFESTVTLVRRLGAAGIRTAVFSASRHCAQVLAAAGIADLFAVRVDGIDAEELGLAGKPDPAMLLEATRRLGAEPERTVVVEDAEAGVAAGRSGGFALVVGVDRNAHADQLRAQGADVVVDDLAQVRLRGGFRRMSEVPDVFEFWPRIENLLNTERAAVLMDFDGTLAEIVADPAAAKPIDTATTVLAKLATECTVAVISGRDLTDLRDRVGVQGIWYAGSHGFELMAPDGTRYVHDAAPGAEHTLTRTADELRHRLRDIPGVLVEHKRFAVAVHHRNVAAGKVSRVVAAVHETGHAAGLRVTHGRRVTELRPDVDWDKGTALRWILEHLTAPLMPVYLGDDLTDEDAFDAVESDGLAIVVRHNENGDRYTAARYAVAGPRQVGDFLDRVAALLHTGTVTAVRDTWTLTFDGYDPAREKLREALCTVGNGYFATRGAAPECPAGAVHYPGTYVAGVYNRLSDELAGATIDNESLVNLPNWLPVTFRIDGGDWFDPDSAELLCYRQHLDLRRAELVRQFRFRDTTGRITAVTQRRFVAMHRPHLGALETTITAENWSGSLGLRSVIDASVRNRGVERYRDLSNTHLRTVRAEQLSADSVLLAVQTSTSGIPVAVATRSTLRRGRDTVDTTRELVDRDGLIGHDLTVDMAAGDSVTLEKIVTVFTGRDHATAGPDEEAARQLGAVDGYLGLFKGHVVAWEHLWARLRIDLDHSEHAVRIMRLHLLHLAQTLSPNTVDLDVGVPARGLHGEAYRGHVFWDELFVSPVLNLRFPALTRSLLRYRHRRLPEARQAAEEAGLAGAMFPWQSGSDGREESQRLHLNPLSGRWNPDVSRRAYHIGTAIAYNVWQYYQVTGDLEFLSDCGAELLVEIARFWSSLATYDAARDRYTIRGVIGPDEFHTGYPHTPRAGIDSNAYTNVMAVWTILRALDALELLAPSSRAQLLESLAVAPSEPVHWADVTVRMFVPFHDGVISQFEGYDQLAELDWHHYRQRYGDIQRLDRILEAEGDDVNRYRAAKQADALMLFYLLSADELRELMERLGYELPPEMIPRTIEYYLARTSHGSTLSALVHSWVLARANRDRAMEFYDLVLQSDVADIQGGTTAEGIHLGAMAGSIDLLQRCFTGLEIRSDRLIFCPSLPKSLGVLSFPILYRGHGLTVRVSGDSVEIGSDPGTSPPIEIDCRGQIARLSAGNMVRLPMNSTPRPGE, from the coding sequence GTGGGAAACGGTGAGCGGGCGGTTGCGCAGGTCGATTCCCGGCGCCACGACGCGGTGATATTCGATATGGACGGAGTGGTGACCGATAGTGCGTCGATTCACGCCGCGGCCTGGACGGAGCTGTTCGACGAATTTCTTGCCCGACGTCCGGCCTATGCCGGACAGGACCGCTCTCCATTCACCGAAGCCGACTACCTGCGTTTCGTCGACGGCAAACCACGCTATCGGGGCGCCGCCGACTTCCTTGCCGCGCGGGGTATCACATTGCGTTGGGGCGATCCCTCCGATCCGGAGAGCGCCGAAACCGTGTGCGGGTTGGGCAATCGCAAGGACGACCTGTTCCGGGACCGGATCGCGCGTGACGGTGTCCCGGTATTCGAATCGACGGTCACGTTGGTCCGGCGGCTCGGCGCTGCGGGAATCCGCACCGCGGTGTTCTCCGCCAGCCGCCACTGCGCACAGGTCCTCGCGGCCGCCGGTATCGCCGACCTGTTCGCGGTGCGGGTCGATGGTATCGACGCCGAAGAACTGGGTCTGGCGGGGAAACCCGATCCTGCGATGCTGCTGGAGGCCACACGGCGGCTCGGCGCCGAACCTGAACGCACCGTGGTCGTCGAGGATGCCGAGGCAGGAGTGGCGGCCGGTCGAAGCGGCGGTTTCGCACTGGTCGTCGGCGTCGACCGGAACGCACACGCCGACCAGTTGCGGGCACAGGGCGCCGATGTCGTAGTCGATGACCTCGCCCAGGTGCGATTGCGCGGCGGCTTCCGCCGGATGTCGGAGGTTCCGGATGTCTTCGAGTTCTGGCCGCGCATCGAGAATCTCCTGAACACCGAGAGAGCCGCGGTGCTGATGGATTTCGACGGCACCCTGGCCGAGATAGTCGCCGATCCGGCCGCCGCGAAGCCGATCGACACAGCGACGACGGTGCTGGCGAAACTGGCCACGGAATGCACCGTCGCGGTCATCAGCGGTCGCGACCTGACCGATCTGCGCGACCGTGTAGGTGTCCAGGGAATCTGGTACGCGGGCAGCCATGGCTTCGAGCTGATGGCGCCCGACGGCACCCGGTACGTGCACGACGCCGCACCGGGTGCCGAACACACACTCACTCGGACCGCCGATGAACTGCGGCACCGGTTGCGTGATATCCCAGGCGTCCTGGTCGAGCACAAGCGATTCGCGGTCGCCGTCCACCACCGCAATGTGGCGGCCGGAAAAGTCAGCCGGGTGGTCGCCGCAGTGCACGAAACCGGGCACGCGGCCGGACTGCGTGTGACTCACGGCCGCCGGGTCACCGAACTGCGCCCGGATGTGGACTGGGACAAGGGCACCGCACTGCGCTGGATCCTCGAACACCTCACTGCCCCGCTGATGCCGGTCTATCTCGGCGACGATCTGACCGACGAGGATGCCTTCGACGCCGTCGAATCCGACGGACTCGCCATCGTGGTGCGCCACAACGAGAACGGCGACAGGTACACCGCCGCTCGATACGCGGTCGCGGGGCCACGCCAGGTCGGTGACTTCCTCGATCGGGTCGCGGCGCTGCTGCACACCGGAACCGTTACGGCTGTCCGGGATACCTGGACACTCACCTTCGATGGCTACGATCCGGCGCGGGAGAAACTGCGCGAGGCACTGTGCACGGTCGGCAACGGCTACTTCGCCACCCGGGGTGCGGCACCGGAATGCCCGGCCGGGGCGGTTCACTACCCCGGCACCTATGTCGCCGGGGTGTACAACCGGCTCTCCGACGAGCTCGCCGGGGCCACCATCGACAACGAGAGCCTGGTGAATCTGCCGAACTGGCTGCCAGTGACCTTCCGGATCGACGGCGGTGACTGGTTCGACCCCGATTCCGCGGAACTGCTGTGCTACCGGCAGCACCTGGATCTGCGCCGCGCCGAACTCGTGCGGCAGTTTCGCTTCCGCGACACCACGGGACGAATCACCGCGGTGACTCAGCGCCGGTTCGTCGCCATGCACCGGCCGCATCTGGGCGCGCTGGAGACGACGATCACCGCCGAGAACTGGTCGGGGAGCCTGGGGCTTCGGTCGGTCATCGACGCATCCGTACGGAATCGTGGAGTGGAGCGCTACCGCGACCTGTCGAACACGCACCTGAGGACCGTGCGCGCCGAGCAACTGTCCGCCGATTCGGTGCTACTCGCGGTGCAGACCAGCACGTCCGGAATTCCGGTGGCGGTGGCAACTCGCAGCACGCTGCGGCGCGGCAGAGACACCGTCGACACGACGCGCGAACTGGTCGACCGAGACGGACTGATCGGGCACGATCTCACTGTCGATATGGCCGCTGGAGACTCGGTGACGCTGGAGAAGATCGTCACCGTTTTCACCGGACGCGACCACGCGACAGCGGGACCCGATGAGGAAGCCGCCCGTCAGCTAGGTGCCGTCGATGGTTACCTGGGGCTTTTCAAGGGGCATGTGGTGGCCTGGGAGCATCTATGGGCACGGCTGCGGATCGACCTCGACCACAGCGAACACGCGGTGCGAATCATGCGGCTACATCTGCTGCACCTGGCTCAGACCCTGTCACCGAACACGGTGGATCTCGACGTGGGTGTGCCCGCGCGCGGACTACACGGTGAGGCGTATCGCGGCCACGTGTTCTGGGACGAGCTGTTCGTGTCTCCGGTGCTCAATCTGCGCTTTCCGGCCCTGACCCGATCGCTGCTGCGGTACCGCCACCGCCGCCTGCCCGAGGCCCGCCAAGCGGCCGAGGAAGCCGGCCTGGCCGGAGCGATGTTCCCGTGGCAGTCCGGCTCCGACGGCCGCGAGGAGAGCCAGCGGCTGCATCTCAATCCACTGTCGGGGCGTTGGAATCCAGATGTCAGTCGACGCGCCTACCACATCGGCACCGCGATCGCCTACAACGTGTGGCAGTACTACCAGGTGACCGGCGATCTCGAGTTCCTGAGCGATTGCGGTGCCGAGCTGCTTGTGGAGATCGCGCGCTTCTGGTCGAGCCTGGCCACCTACGACGCCGCGCGGGACCGCTACACCATCCGTGGTGTGATCGGTCCCGACGAATTCCACACCGGATACCCGCACACACCCCGCGCCGGCATCGATAGCAACGCTTACACGAACGTGATGGCCGTGTGGACGATCCTGCGTGCGCTCGACGCACTCGAGCTGCTCGCCCCGAGTTCCCGGGCTCAGCTGCTGGAATCGCTGGCAGTGGCGCCGTCCGAGCCGGTGCACTGGGCCGATGTCACCGTCCGCATGTTCGTGCCCTTCCACGACGGCGTGATCAGCCAATTCGAGGGCTACGACCAACTCGCCGAACTGGATTGGCACCACTATCGGCAGCGTTACGGCGACATCCAGCGGCTGGACCGGATCCTGGAGGCCGAGGGCGACGACGTGAACCGATACCGCGCTGCCAAGCAGGCCGATGCGCTGATGCTGTTCTACCTGCTGTCGGCCGACGAACTGCGGGAACTAATGGAGCGGCTCGGCTACGAGCTGCCCCCGGAGATGATCCCACGCACCATCGAGTACTACCTGGCCCGCACCTCGCACGGTTCGACGCTGAGCGCCCTGGTGCATTCGTGGGTGCTGGCCCGGGCCAACCGCGACCGCGCCATGGAGTTCTACGACCTTGTGCTCCAATCCGACGTTGCCGACATCCAGGGCGGCACCACCGCGGAGGGGATTCACCTCGGCGCGATGGCCGGCAGCATCGACCTGCTGCAGCGCTGCTTCACCGGGCTGGAGATCCGCAGCGACCGTCTGATCTTCTGTCCGTCCTTGCCGAAATCGCTCGGGGTGCTATCGTTTCCGATCCTCTACCGAGGCCACGGTCTTACCGTGCGCGTCAGCGGCGACAGTGTCGAGATCGGCTCGGATCCCGGTACGTCGCCGCCGATCGAGATCGACTGCCGAGGCCAGATCGCACGGCTCTCGGCTGGGAACATGGTTCGCCTGCCGATGAACTCGACACCCCGACCCGGAGAGTGA
- a CDS encoding wax ester/triacylglycerol synthase family O-acyltransferase, translated as MTELGPLDTGFMEMEDTDPRVSLGIGTVAIIDGPAPARDQLRAYVDRGLERHRRLRQRVRRAPLDLKAPVWEDDPNFDLGHHIRWTALPDPGGETELREVVATELTERLDRDHPLWEVVVVDHLAQDRWAMILEAHHTMVDGISEITLLESFCDPVADDAGEHGPATGRRSRTSLLKRMFEMIQAPVTIPRLAIGTVRTLAPVLYAAIAPAGESSLNGPIGRQRRYTVARTMLPQVREICSAFSVTVNDVAVAAIAAAYRRLLLGRGEHPTPTTLRIAVPVSTRTTEAKSVLDNRVSAMISHLPIEIDDPVERLMTVHQQIRRHRSRGEVDAEKSLLSLSQRLPFGIVAEVFRLALWFPQRGVGALATNIPGPGRRLTIGDQEVVELWPCIPIALRVRTTIAILSYLDQLIFGITGDYDTTPDIDTIASGVATEIAVLLARARGRPPPRRPQPVANRGNGSPSARPRHAR; from the coding sequence ATGACGGAATTGGGCCCGCTGGACACGGGTTTCATGGAAATGGAAGACACCGACCCCCGGGTCAGCCTCGGCATCGGGACGGTGGCGATCATCGACGGACCAGCGCCGGCACGGGACCAGCTGCGCGCGTACGTCGATCGCGGGCTGGAACGGCACAGGCGGCTGCGGCAGCGGGTCCGTCGTGCGCCTTTGGACCTGAAAGCGCCGGTGTGGGAGGACGACCCGAATTTCGATCTGGGGCACCACATCCGGTGGACCGCGTTGCCCGACCCGGGTGGCGAGACGGAGCTGCGAGAGGTTGTCGCCACTGAATTGACCGAGCGGCTGGATCGTGATCACCCGCTGTGGGAGGTGGTCGTGGTCGACCACCTGGCGCAGGACCGCTGGGCGATGATCCTCGAGGCTCACCACACCATGGTCGACGGAATCTCCGAGATCACGCTGCTCGAAAGCTTTTGCGACCCGGTCGCTGACGACGCGGGCGAGCACGGTCCGGCGACCGGAAGACGTTCGCGCACAAGTCTTCTGAAACGAATGTTTGAAATGATCCAGGCGCCAGTAACCATACCGCGCTTGGCCATCGGAACTGTGCGTACCCTGGCGCCGGTGCTGTACGCGGCGATCGCGCCGGCCGGCGAATCCTCGCTGAACGGGCCCATCGGGCGGCAACGCCGCTACACGGTGGCGCGAACCATGCTCCCGCAGGTGCGGGAGATATGTTCGGCATTCAGTGTGACGGTCAACGATGTCGCCGTCGCCGCCATCGCCGCCGCCTACCGTCGGTTGTTGCTGGGCCGCGGCGAACATCCCACCCCCACCACGCTGCGCATCGCGGTACCGGTGTCGACGCGAACGACCGAGGCGAAATCCGTTCTGGACAACCGGGTTTCGGCGATGATCTCGCATTTGCCGATCGAGATCGACGACCCGGTCGAGCGCCTGATGACCGTTCACCAGCAGATCCGGCGGCATCGGTCCCGAGGTGAAGTCGACGCCGAGAAATCGTTGCTCTCATTGTCGCAGCGGCTACCGTTCGGGATCGTGGCCGAAGTGTTCCGGCTGGCATTGTGGTTCCCCCAGCGCGGCGTGGGCGCCCTGGCGACCAATATCCCCGGGCCCGGCCGCCGGCTGACAATCGGCGACCAGGAAGTGGTCGAGTTGTGGCCGTGTATTCCGATCGCGCTGCGGGTGCGCACCACGATCGCGATCCTCAGCTACCTCGACCAATTGATCTTCGGCATTACCGGCGACTACGACACCACCCCCGACATCGACACGATCGCCTCAGGCGTCGCGACCGAGATCGCGGTGCTGCTGGCCCGCGCGCGCGGCCGACCGCCACCGCGCCGACCGCAACCGGTCGCGAACCGCGGCAACGGTTCACCCTCGGCCCGACCACGGCACGCACGGTAA